From bacterium:
CACATGTGCAGAATTCCTCGCAAAGACAGGATAAACGAATAAATCAAAGGTCTCAGGAGTGTCTGTCGATCCGATTCTTTTCGAACCCCGAGCCCCGAATCCCGAGCCCCTATTCCCTGTTCCCTGTTCCCTAAATCAGTACGTCAACAACTCGCCGATTTCGGTTTCGACGGCAGTCAACATTTCGCATCGCTTCACGGACTCCTTCATCGCGTTATGATCCGGGAACAACGGACGGTCGATATCGAGATGATTCACCACGTTGCGAACCGCTTTCTTTGCCGCCATGGTGCCAAGCCCCGGCGTAAATTCGCGGAAGTCGAGCGCCTG
This genomic window contains:
- a CDS encoding phenylalanine ammonia-lyase gives rise to the protein QALDFREFTPGLGTMAAKKAVRNVVNHLDIDRPLFPDHNAMKESVKRCEMLTAVETEIGELLTY